CCAGTATTCGGATTATGCCCTATGGCAACGGGAGCACATAAGCGGTTCGTTTTTAGAAGAACAGCTGTCCTATTGGGAGGGCCATCTTAAGGACGTTTCAGTTTTGACCTTACCGACGGATCGTCCCCGTAGCCCGCAGGTAGATAGTTCCGGTGGCAGCCTGTCCTTTGAACTGCCCCCCGATTTGAGCGCTTCGATCCATGGCCGTTGCCAGGAAGAGGGCGTTACCCTGTTCATGTTTTTGTTGGCGGCCTTCAAGGTACTGTTGTACCGGTACAGCGGACAGAACGATATATGTGTGGGGACGTCCGTTGCCAACAGGACACAACAGGAACTCGAGGGGCTCATAGGGTTCTTTGTCAATACTTTGGCACTTCGCAGTGATGTGAGTGGCAAGTCTAGTTTCCGTTCCTTCCTCTCCCAGTTAAGGCAGACCACCTTATCGGCCTATGACCATCAGCATGCACCTTTTGAGAAGGTCGTCGACCGTACCGTCAAGACAAGGGACATGGCAACAAGCCCCCTGTTCCAGGTTGCCTTTGCATTACAGCATGCTGCGGATGAAGCAGGGCTTGAGATGGAAGGGCTATCACTAGAATTCAAAGATATAACCGAACATACTTCGAAATTTGATATCACCCTTACCGCCACCGAATTGGATACCGGTATTGCGATGAACATCGAATACCGCAGCTCTTTATTTGATCGTTCCACCATGGAGCGTATGGCCTCGCATTACCGTGGGCTATTGGAGGGTATCGTTTTAGATCTGGACCGGTCTGTGGGAAGTATCCCTATGCTCACCTCTGAGGAGCTGACCACGGTACTGGAGGACTTCCAGGGCCCCGAGGTTGTTTACGACTCAGAGAAGACATTAGTTGATCTTTTTGAGGAGCAGGCCCGCTCCACACCGGAGCATGTGGCCCTGGTCTACCAGGACCGGACCCTTACATACCGTGAGCTCGACCGCCGTTCGAACCAGTTGGCGCGTTACCTAAAAGGGCAGGGTTCTGGCCCGGAGGCATTGGTGGGGATATGTATAGAGCGTTCCCTGGAGATGGTAATTGGGATATTGGGGATACTGAAGTCGGGCGGGGCCTATGTGCCCATGGATCCAGACTATCCTTCCCAGCGCATCGGTTATATGCTCGAGGATGCACAGATCAGATTGTTGCTAAGCTCCAGCGGGAGCATCGAAAACGTGCCCGATCTGGACCACCGTACCGTGCTCCTCGATAGGGATTGGGGGACGATATCCCAGCAGTCAACCCGCAAGCTCTCCACAGGCCCCTCCCAGGAAAACCTCGCTTATGTCATCTACACCAGCGGGTCGACAGGACAGCCAAAAGGCGTCATGATTGAGCATAGTAATGTAGTAAGACTATTCAAAACAGAGAATCCTCTATTTGAATTCAAGAGTGATGATGTATGGACATTATTTCATTCCTTCTGTTTTGATTTTTCGGTTTGGGAACTTTTTGGTGCGCTTTTGTTCGGAGGAAAATTGCACATAATTCCAAAAGAAATTACCAAAGACCTGACCACGTTCGGAAAGCTTTTGATATCCGAGAAAGTTACCATCCTGAATCAGACTCCTTCCTCTTTTTATGCCCTTCAAGAACATTTATTATCACTTTCTAACCACCTAGAACTTCGCTATGTAATATTTGGAGGAGAAGCGTTAAACCCTCCACAACTAAAACAGTGGGAAGAAAAGTATCCTGAATGCCAGTTAATAAACATGTATGGAATTACAGAAACCACTGTTCATGTCACATATAAGGAAATTACAAATAAAGAAATTCTAGAGCCTACAAGTAATATTGGGAAAGCAATACCTACGCTCCATAGTTACATTCTTGATAAAGAATTAAATCCCGTGCCAATCAGTATAGTCGGAGAGCTGTGCATCTCCGGTCCCGGTCTGTCCAGGGGCTATTTGAACCGTCCTGATTTAACGGCCTCGAAGTTCGTCCCCAACCCCTTCAGCGGCATCGAGGGCGACCTTATGTACCGTACGGGAGATTTAGCCCGCTGGCTGCCCGACGGCAACATAGAGTTCATCGGACGGGCCGACCACCAGGTAAAGATACGCGGCTACCGCATCGAACTGGGCGAGATCGAGAGCGTCCTGTCACAACAGGGGCAGATCGGCGCGAGCTGTGTCGTGGCCCATACCGACGAGAACGGTTCCAAACGGTTGATGGGGTACGTTGTGGCCGACGGGGACCTGGATTGTTCAGCCTTGCAAAACCGATTAAAGCAACAGCTTCCGGATTATATGGTACCCACAATCTGGATGGAACTGGAACGCATGCCCTTGACCGCCAACGGCAAGATAGACCGTGCTTCCCTTCCCTTGCCCGACCAGTCCTCACTTTCGACCCAGGCCTATGTCGGTCCCCGGACCAAGACGGAGGAATCGCTGGTCGGTATTTGGCAGGAGTTGTTGGGCGTAGACCGCGTTGGTGTCCTGGACAATTTCTTCGAACTGGGGGGACATTCCCTACTGGCAACGCGACTGGTATCGATGATATGCCGTAGGCTGGAGATCGACCTGGCCATTAAAGACATATTCGAGTTCGGTACGATTGAAGAATTGGCAATATTTATCGACTACAACTTTAAAGATGAAGATGAGGACAATGAAGCGTATAAGTTTGTTGTAAAAATTTGATTATCAATGGATAGCACTATTTTAGAAATACTCAGACGGGCAAGTTCAGAAGATATAAAACTTGAGTTGGAAAATGGTTCATTGAACCTGAAATCCAAGACTGGGTATATCAGTCCGGAAATGATACAGGAGATAAGGGACAAGAAGGAATTGATAATTCAGCATCTTCAAAAACTCAAAGATAAAAATGTACCCTCCATATTCAAAAGCCGTATTCAACCTTACGATCGTTCAGGTATGGATAGGATCCCCTTATCGTATAGCCAGGAGCGTTTGTGGTTCATCGACCAGTTACAGGGCAGTTTGGAATATCACATTCCCTTTGTCCTGCGCTTGGAAGGCACATTGGATCGCACCTTGTTAGCAGATTCTTTACGGGAGATAGTTTCGCGCCATGAGGTATTGCGTACTGTTATCGTATCCGAAGATGGCGTTGGCCACCAAGAGGTCCTCCCATCGGAGGACTGGGCCTTGGAGTATTATGATGCCGTGGAGCGCTCGGATGTAGAGGGCTATCTCAGCCTGTTCCTTTCAAGGGCCTTTGACCTTTCCAAGGACTATATGTTACGGGTGGGACTGTACAGGTTGGGTGAAGCGGAACATATTTTGGCCGGGGCCTTCCACCACATAGCAAGTGATGGCTGGTCCAACGGTATACTCATCAACGAGTTCGTAGCGCTCTATAGTTCAAAGAAGTCGGGGCTTCCGCACGGGCTTCCCGCACTTGAGATCCAGTATTCGGATTATGCCCTATGGCAACGCGAGCATATAAGCGGACCGCTCCTGGAAGAACAGTTGTCCTATTGGGAGGGCCATCTTAAGGACGTTTCAGTTTTGACCTTACCGACGGATCGTCCCCGTAGCCCGCAGGTAGATAGTTCCGGTGGCAGTCTGTCCTTTGAACTGCCCCCGGACCTGAGTGCTTCGATCCGTGGCCGTTGCCAGGAAGAGGGCGTTACCCTGTTCATGTTTTTGTTGGCGGCCTTCAAGGTACTGTTGTACCGGTACAGCGGACAGACCGATATATGTGTGGGGACATCCGTCGCCAACAGGACGCAACAGGAACTCGAGGGGCTCATAGGGTTCTTTGTCAATACTTTGGCACTTCGCAGTGATGTGAGTGGCAAGTCTAGTTTCCGTTCCTTCCTCTCCCAGTTAAGGCAGACCACCTTATCGGCATATGACCATCAGCATGCGCCTTTTGAGAAGGTCGTCGACCGTACCGTCAAGACAAGGGACATGGCAACAAGCCCCTTGTTCCAAGTGATGTTTGTACTACAGAATACACCGGAGGAACGTGAAATTGTCATAGAAGGGCTTTCTATAAGCACATACCATCAGGATATCACATCTGCAAAACGTTTTTTAACTCTTACCGCCACCGAATTGGATACGGGTATTGCGATGAATATCGAGTACCGCAGCTCTTTATTTGATCGTTCCACCATGGAGCGTATGGCCTCGCATTACCGTGGGCTATTGGAGGGTATCGTTTTAGATCTGGACCGGTCTGTGGGAAGTATCCCTATGCTAACCCCTCAAGAGCTGACCACGGTACTGGAGGACTTCCAGGGCCCCGAGGTTGTTTACGACTCAGAGAAGACATTAGTTGATCTTTTTGAGCAGCAGGCCCGCTCCACACCGGAGCATGTGGCCCTGGTCTACCAGGACCGGACCCTTACATACCGTGAGCTCGACCGCCGTTCGAACCAGTTGGCGCGTTACCTAAAAGGGCAGGGTTCTGGCCCGGAGGCATTGGTGGGGATATGTATAGAGCGTTCCCTGGAGATGGTAATTGGGATATTGGGGATACTGAAGTCGGGCGGGGCATATGTGCCCATGGATCCAGACTATCCTTCCCAGCGCATCGGTTATATGCTCGAGGATTCACAGATCAGATTGTTGCTAAGCTCCAGCGGGAGCATCGAAAACGTGCCTGATATGGGCCACAGTACCGTGCTCCTCGACAGGGATTGGGCGTTGATATCGGAAGAGTCAACCCGCAAGTTGTCCCGGAAGTCTTCATCGGATAACCTGGCCTATGTCATCTACACTAGCGGGTCGACAGGGCAGCCAAAAGGGGTTATGGTTGAGCATGCCAGTATCTCTAATGAGATTCAATACTATTCTGAATTATTTGAATTTGGTACTGAAGACCGACAGTTATTACTAGCAAATTATGCATTCGACGCTTCCGTAGAACAGATTTTTTTACCCATTACCAATGGAGGGGCTTTGGTATTGATTTCAAATGAAGATATGTTAAGTCCTGAAAAATTTGAGGACTCTTTAGATCACTTTGGTATAACACATTTTCAAGCTACTCCCTCCTTATTAAAAACAATAACTCCAAGAAAATACTCAAAACTACAACGAGTGTGTTCAGGTGGAGAAGTTTGCCCACCAGACTTAGCTGTTCGATGGAGTGCCCACGTAAAGTTTTTCAATAAATATGGCCCAACAGAAGCTGCTGTAAATTCAACTTATTATTCCTATTCCAAAAAAAATCCAGGGATTCCTTCCATTCCAATAGGGAAGCCACTGGCTAATGTTCAGCTTTATGTGCTAGATAGTAATGAATGTCTTGTTCCTATTGGAGTTCCTGGAGAATTACATATTGGAGGAGTAGGAGTAGCGAGAGGATATCTCAACCGAAAGGAACTCAACCATCAGAAATTCATCACCCATCCACAATCCAAGAACAACCAACGTCTTTACAAAACAGGAGATTTGGTGAAATGGCTTCCCGATGGCAATCTTTTGTACTTGGGCCGTACTGATACTCAAGTAAAGATCAGAGGGTATCGTATTGAAGTCGAAGAAATCGAAATCGCTATACAAAATCTAGGATTGGTCTCAGCTGTCTCGGTTATTACAAGATCAGATGAGAATAGCCATGAACGCTTAATAGCTTATGTTATTGATAAAGAAGGTTTTAGCAGAGAAGAAGCTCAAAAAAAACTTTCCGCAAGTCTTCCTGAGTACATGGTTCCTGCCATTTGGATAAAGTTAAAGGAGTTTCCTCTTACCCCTAACGGAAAGGTTGATAGAAACTCACTGCCTCATCCGGAACGTCTGGACTTGACCACTTCAGAGTATGTTGCTCCCGAGACTACTGCTGAAAAGAATCTTGCTGAAATTTGGAAGGCCCTGTTATCACTTGATAGTGTAAGTGTTCATGATAACTTTTTTGAGTTAGGTGGAGATTCGATTATTGCCATTCAAGTGGTCAGTAGAGCTAAGCGCATGGGTTTCAACCTTCAACCAAGGGACCTTTTCGAACATCAAACTATTGCGTCCTTAGCTCTGATTGCAAAAAAAGAATCAAAACTGAGTAGTGAACAAGGCAGGCTTTCCGGACCGAGCGGTTTGCTTCCTGCTCAGCAGCGCTATTTCGAAACGCAGCATAGGACAGATGTAAGCTACAATCAAGCAGTCCTACTTGAATTATCAAAAGATATAGGTGAAGAAACCTTACAGCTAGTCTTTAAAACATTGATTAACTATCATGATGCCCTAAGGTTTTCCTATGCTCAGGACATAGAAAAAAATAAATGGATTCAGACCTATCAGGAAAATGTCTCCGATTTTTCTACCTCAGATTTATCAAGTTATAAGGGAAAACAATTGCAGGAGCAAATCGCGGTAGTTTGTTTAGAGGCGCAACATAGTATTAGCTTAAAGAATGGAAACCTATCTCATTTTCGATGGATAAAGACTTCAGGAAATGAGCCTCACAATTTCCTATACATTGTTGTTCATCACTTAGCAGTTGATGGTGTTTCTTGGAGAGTCTTGCTCAACGATTTGTCCGAAATGTTATCCAAACCAAAGATCGGGAAGTTCGATTTAGGATATAAAGGGACCTCGGTAAGACAATGGGTCAATCGGCTCGCTGAATTTTCAGAAACCCCAAAGGTGATTGACCAACTTACTTTTTGGGAATCGGTCCAGGACTCCTATAATCCCCTACCAACTGATTATAGTTTGGAGGAAATTTCTACGGTTGCTGATCTTAAAAATTATCATACAACCCTAGACCCCACGCTTTCAAAAGCCTTGTTGTTGGAGGTTAATAAAGCCTATACTTCAGAAGTAACAGACCTCTTATATGGGGCATTGGCTAAAACCCTCTGTGATTGGACAGGCCACAATGAGATCGTTATTGGTGTTGAAGGTCATGGAAGAGAAGATATCGCCGAGGATATCGATATATCAAGTACTGTTGGCTGGTTTACGAACTTATTCCCTGCTTTATTTCAACATGAACCGCACTATAAAGAAGGTCATATAATCAAAAGTGCTAAAGAGCAGTTGAGCATTTTCAGGGACAAAGGTCTGGGTTATTCTGTCTTGCGCTATCTACACCCTTCGGCTGAGCTCAGGGCGAAGTTGAATAGAAAGGATTTTGATGTCGTTCTAAATTACTTGGGTCAACTAGACAATATTATAGGTGAAAATTCCATAGTTCGACTTGCAGACGATCCTATAGCTTCCGAAAGCAACTCAGCTCTCCCAATTAACTATAAGATATCAGTTGTTGGCGCAATAGTGAACGAATCTCTGAAATTGAGCTGGAGTTATTCCAGGCATGAATATGAAGAAAAAACTATTGAGACTATTGCAGACGCCTATATTTCTAATTTGACGGCATTGATTACCTATTGTGGAGCCAAAACCACTGTAGAAAAGACACCCTCGGATTCTGCTTTAGCACCCGAAATCAGTTTTCAGGAATTTGATGAGTTTTTAGATGTCAAGGAAAACGGACAAGCTAGAAGAACATTAATAAATTCTGTGTATCCACTTAGTCCATTACAGCAGGGAATTTTGTTCCATGAACTCTACAATGAAGATTTCCAAACTTATCTTGGTCAGTTTAGCTGTGATTTTCCTGAGGGAATTGATGTCAATCGATTGCAACAGGCTTGGAAGCAGCTACTTGCAGAACACTCTATTCTAAGATCTGGATTTTCTCATGATATTTTTAAAATTCCCGTACAGTTTCCCTACAAAGAAGCGGACCTACCTTACACTTACTTGGATTATAGCTCTTTAGATGGTAAAAAACGGGAGGGAAAGTATCTAAAGTTCCTTAAACAAGATCGTCTTAAAGGAATAGCACTTGACAATCCTCCGTTGATGCGGATTGCGGTTTTTAAAATGGGAGGCAACAAATTTAGAATGTTGTGGACACATCATCATTTGATTTTAGATGGATGGTCTGTTTCTAATCTCATGGCTAAGTTTCTAAGGATTTATGAAGAGCTTTTAGAGAATCGGAAACCAAAAGTATCTGAAGAAGACCATTATGAAGATTACATAAGATTCTTATCTAAGACGGATAAATACCAGGAAGAAGCTTTTTGGAAAACCTATATGAATGGAGTCACTGAACCTATTCTTTTGCCATTCATTAAAGACAATATCGATAGAAACAAGACAAGAGGGATTCCGGCAGAGACCACTCTAACCTTTGATGAGACCCTATCAGATTCTTTGAAAACTTTGGCGCGCAACCATCACCTTACCATGAATACGATTCTTCAAGGGGTATGGGCGGTTTTGTTGTCAAAATACAGTGGTAAAAAAGAAGTGACTTATGGTGTTGTAGTTTCTGGTCGCCCTCCAAGTCTTGATGGTATTGAGGATAAGGTAGGGTTGTTTATCAATTCTATACCGCTATATGCAAAATTGGAAAACAACACCGAAGTCCTACACGTCTTTGAGAATATTCAAAAAGGCCAAATAAAGGCCAGGGATTTTGAGTATAGCAGTCTGGCTTCGATTCAAAATTGGACGGGGGTAAAGGGAGATTTATTCGATAGTATTCTTGTTTTTGAGAATTACCCTATAGTTGAGACTTTAACTGCTTCCGAACTACCCATAAAAATTGAGAATGTACAAACCTTTGAAGAGACGAATTATCCTCTGACTATTGTCACCGCGATAGATGATGTTTTAAGTATAAAGTTTTTATACAATGAGTATTTACTATCAGATGAATCCGTGTCCATGATTAAGGGACATTTCCGAAATGTATTATTTCAAATACTCAATAAACCGGAAATTAGAACTAACGATATAAGACTACTTACATCCGTCGAGGAAAACATTTTTAAGAATTTCAACAATACGGTCACGCCCTACCCTAAAGAAAAAAACCTGATTGATCTTTTTGAAGAACAGGTGCAGAATTCTCCACAAGCCATAGCTGTAGAATTTGATGAGAATCAAATGTCTTATCAAGAACTGAATCGCAGGGCAAATCAACTTGCTCACTATTTAATTAAAAAGGGTGTATCCTCTAATGATTTGGTAGGAGTGTGTGTAGAGCGTTCTTTTGAGTTAATCATAGGGATCCTGGGGATATTGAAATCTGGAGCGGCCTATGTCCCAATTGATCCTGAGTATCCGCAAGACCGAATAAGTTACATTGTCAAAGATACCTCGGCCAAGGTCATTTTATGTGATGGTAAATCAAGGAGGCTTTTAATGGATTCCTCGACGGGAGCAGACCTGTTGAATTTGGAGAATCAGTATGTTGAAATTGAAAAAGAATCAGGCACAAATCCGAGCTTGCCTATTCAGAATACCAACTTGATATATTCCATTTATACTTCTGGAAGTACTGGAATTCCAAAGGGTAGCTTGGTTCAACACAAAGGTTTAACCAATTTGGTCAATTGGTATGTACAGGAATTTGAATTCTCCGAGAACAGCCATTTCCTGCTATCGAGTTCCATAAATTTTGATCTTACCCAAAAAAATGTCTTCGCCCCGATCATTTCCGGTGGACGGTTGTGCATCAGCAGCTTTGCTTATAATGATTTTGATCAGCTTATAGATGTTGTTGAGAAGTTTGAGATCACAAATATTAACTGCACTCCTAGTGTTTTTTATGGATTTGTGGACCACCGTGAGGAGGAGGAGATGAAGAAGCTAAGTTCATTGGAATATGTTGTTTTAGGAGGAGAACCTATTAGTTTTAGCAATTTGCAGGAATGGTATACCAACCCATTTAACAAGGCTAAAGTCGTAAATTCTTATGGCCCGACGGAATGCTCGGATGTAGTCTCTTATTTCATTATCGACTATGATGCAGATAAGGAGATGAGATCAATACCCATAGGAAAACCAATATATAACACTGAGCTATATATCCTTGACAGTGATCATATGCAACTTCCGATGGGAGTCCAAGGAGAATTGTTTATAGGAGGTGAATGTGTAGGTTCGGGCTACCTGAACCGTCCGGACCTGACCGCCTCGAAGTTTGTCCCCAACCCCTTCAGCGGCGTCGAGGGCGACCTTATGTACCGTACGGGAGATTTAGCCCGCTGGCTGCCCGATGGCAACATAGAGTTCATCGGACGGGCCGACCACCAGGTGAAGATCCGCGGCTACCGCATCGAACTGGGCGAGATCGAGAGTGTTTTATCCCAGGAAGATCAAATCAGTTCAAGTTGTGTTCTGGTCCATACCGACGAGAACGGTTCCAAACGGTTGGTGGGGTACGTTGTGGCCGACGGGGACCTGGACCGTACGGAACTGCAGAAAAGCTTGAAGCAGCAACTACCGGATTATATGGTGCCCACGATATGGGTGGAACTGGATGGTATGCCCTTGACCGCCAACGGAAAGATAGACCGTGCTTCCCTTCCCTTGCCCGACCAGTCCTCGCTCTCAACCCGGGCCTATGTCGGTCCCCGGACCGAGACGGAGGAGTCCCTGGCCGCTATTTGGCAGGAGCTGTTGGGCGTAGACCGCATCGGTGTCCTGGACAATTTCTTCGAACTGGGGGGACATTCCCTACTGGCAACGCGACTGGTATCGATGGTCCGCCGCCAGATGGACGTGGACCTGGCCATCAGGGATGTTTTTGTACACCCTACCATTTCAGAGTTGGGGGGCCATATATCGGGGCATTCCACAGGGGTATTGTTGCCCTCCATTGTCCCCTATGACCGTTCGGGTATGGACAGGGTCCCATTGTCCTACAGCCAGGAGCGTTTGTGGTTCATCGACCAGTTACAGGGCAGTTTGGAATATCACATTCCCTTTGTCCTGCGCTTGGAAGGCACATTGGATCGCACCTTGTTAGCAGATTCTTTACGGGAGATAGTCTCCCGCCACGAGGTGTTGCGCACCGTTATCCTATCGGATGAGGGCGTGGGCCACCAAGAGGTCCTCCCATCGGAGGACTGGGCCTTGGAGTATTATGATGCCGTGGAGCGCTCGGATGTAGAGGGCTATCTCAGCCTGTTCCTTTCAAGGGCCTTTGACCTTTCCAAGGACTATATGTTACGGGTGGGACTGTACAGGTTGGGTGAAGCGGAACATATTTTGGCCGGGGCCTTCCACCACATAGCAAGTGATGGCTGGTCCAACGCCATACTCATCAATGAGTTCGTGGCACTATACGGTTCAAAGAAGTCCGGGCTTCCGCACGGGCTCCCCGCGCTTGGGATCCAGTATTCGGATTATGCCCTATGGCAACGGGAGCACATAAGCGGTTCGTTTTTAGAAGAACAGCTGTCCTATTGGGAGGGCCATCTCAAGGATGTTTCTGCTTTGATCTTACCGACGGATCGTCCACGTAGCCCGCAGGTGGACAGTTCCGGTGGCAGCCTGTCCTTTGAACTGCCCCCCGATTTGAGCGCTTCGATCCATGGCCGTTGCCAGGAAGAGGGCGTTACCCTGTTCATGTTTTTGTTGGCGGCCTTCAAGGTACTGTTGTACCGGTACAGCGGACAGAACGATATATGTGTGGGGACGTCCGTTGCCAACAGGACACAACAGGAACTCGAGGGGCTCATAGGGTTCTTCGTCAATACTTTGGCCCTTCGCAGTGATGTCTCGGGGAACACAGCTTTCCGTTCCTTCCTCTCACAGGTCAAACGGACAACATTGGATGCGTACGAACACCAGCACGCACCCTTCGAAAAGATCGTCGACCGTACCGTCAAGACAAGGGACATGGCAACAAGCCCCCTGTTCCAGGTGATGTTTGTGCTACAGAATACACCGGAGGAACGTGAAATCGTCATGGAAGGGCTTTCCATAAACCTTATGGAGAATCACGATGGTATTGCTAAAATAGATATAGCATTTAATGTAAATGAGACAGCGGAGAATCTTCAACTGGTAATCGAATACCGTAGCTCTTTATTCGACCGTTCCACCATGGAGCGTATGGCCTCGCATTACCGCGAGCTACTGGAGGGTATCGTTCTGGACCTGGACCGGTCTGTGGGCAGTATCCCTATGCTCACCTCCCAGGAGCTGGCCACGGTACTGGAAGCTTTCCAGGGGCCCGAGGTTGCCTACGATACAGAGAAGACACTGGTCGACCTCTTTGAACAACAGGCACGCTC
The sequence above is a segment of the Muricauda sp. SCSIO 64092 genome. Coding sequences within it:
- a CDS encoding non-ribosomal peptide synthetase; its protein translation is MDSTILEILRRASSEDIKLELENGSLNLKSKTGYISPEMIQEIRDKKELIIQHLQKLKDKNVPSIFKSRIQPYDRSGMDRIPLSYSQERLWFIDQLQGSLEYHIPFVLRLEGTLDRTLLADSLREIVSRHEVLRTVIVSEDGVGHQEVLPSEDWALEYYDAVERSDVEGYLSLFLSRAFDLSKDYMLRVGLYRLGEAEHILAGAFHHIASDGWSNGILINEFVALYSSKKSGLPHGLPALEIQYSDYALWQREHISGPLLEEQLSYWEGHLKDVSVLTLPTDRPRSPQVDSSGGSLSFELPPDLSASIRGRCQEEGVTLFMFLLAAFKVLLYRYSGQTDICVGTSVANRTQQELEGLIGFFVNTLALRSDVSGKSSFRSFLSQLRQTTLSAYDHQHAPFEKVVDRTVKTRDMATSPLFQVMFVLQNTPEEREIVIEGLSISTYHQDITSAKRFLTLTATELDTGIAMNIEYRSSLFDRSTMERMASHYRGLLEGIVLDLDRSVGSIPMLTPQELTTVLEDFQGPEVVYDSEKTLVDLFEQQARSTPEHVALVYQDRTLTYRELDRRSNQLARYLKGQGSGPEALVGICIERSLEMVIGILGILKSGGAYVPMDPDYPSQRIGYMLEDSQIRLLLSSSGSIENVPDMGHSTVLLDRDWALISEESTRKLSRKSSSDNLAYVIYTSGSTGQPKGVMVEHASISNEIQYYSELFEFGTEDRQLLLANYAFDASVEQIFLPITNGGALVLISNEDMLSPEKFEDSLDHFGITHFQATPSLLKTITPRKYSKLQRVCSGGEVCPPDLAVRWSAHVKFFNKYGPTEAAVNSTYYSYSKKNPGIPSIPIGKPLANVQLYVLDSNECLVPIGVPGELHIGGVGVARGYLNRKELNHQKFITHPQSKNNQRLYKTGDLVKWLPDGNLLYLGRTDTQVKIRGYRIEVEEIEIAIQNLGLVSAVSVITRSDENSHERLIAYVIDKEGFSREEAQKKLSASLPEYMVPAIWIKLKEFPLTPNGKVDRNSLPHPERLDLTTSEYVAPETTAEKNLAEIWKALLSLDSVSVHDNFFELGGDSIIAIQVVSRAKRMGFNLQPRDLFEHQTIASLALIAKKESKLSSEQGRLSGPSGLLPAQQRYFETQHRTDVSYNQAVLLELSKDIGEETLQLVFKTLINYHDALRFSYAQDIEKNKWIQTYQENVSDFSTSDLSSYKGKQLQEQIAVVCLEAQHSISLKNGNLSHFRWIKTSGNEPHNFLYIVVHHLAVDGVSWRVLLNDLSEMLSKPKIGKFDLGYKGTSVRQWVNRLAEFSETPKVIDQLTFWESVQDSYNPLPTDYSLEEISTVADLKNYHTTLDPTLSKALLLEVNKAYTSEVTDLLYGALAKTLCDWTGHNEIVIGVEGHGREDIAEDIDISSTVGWFTNLFPALFQHEPHYKEGHIIKSAKEQLSIFRDKGLGYSVLRYLHPSAELRAKLNRKDFDVVLNYLGQLDNIIGENSIVRLADDPIASESNSALPINYKISVVGAIVNESLKLSWSYSRHEYEEKTIETIADAYISNLTALITYCGAKTTVEKTPSDSALAPEISFQEFDEFLDVKENGQARRTLINSVYPLSPLQQGILFHELYNEDFQTYLGQFSCDFPEGIDVNRLQQAWKQLLAEHSILRSGFSHDIFKIPVQFPYKEADLPYTYLDYSSLDGKKREGKYLKFLKQDRLKGIALDNPPLMRIAVFKMGGNKFRMLWTHHHLILDGWSVSNLMAKFLRIYEELLENRKPKVSEEDHYEDYIRFLSKTDKYQEEAFWKTYMNGVTEPILLPFIKDNIDRNKTRGIPAETTLTFDETLSDSLKTLARNHHLTMNTILQGVWAVLLSKYSGKKEVTYGVVVSGRPPSLDGIEDKVGLFINSIPLYAKLENNTEVLHVFENIQKGQIKARDFEYSSLASIQNWTGVKGDLFDSILVFENYPIVETLTASELPIKIENVQTFEETNYPLTIVTAIDDVLSIKFLYNEYLLSDESVSMIKGHFRNVLFQILNKPEIRTNDIRLLTSVEENIFKNFNNTVTPYPKEKNLIDLFEEQVQNSPQAIAVEFDENQMSYQELNRRANQLAHYLIKKGVSSNDLVGVCVERSFELIIGILGILKSGAAYVPIDPEYPQDRISYIVKDTSAKVILCDGKSRRLLMDSSTGADLLNLENQYVEIEKESGTNPSLPIQNTNLIYSIYTSGSTGIPKGSLVQHKGLTNLVNWYVQEFEFSENSHFLLSSSINFDLTQKNVFAPIISGGRLCISSFAYNDFDQLIDVVEKFEITNINCTPSVFYGFVDHREEEEMKKLSSLEYVVLGGEPISFSNLQEWYTNPFNKAKVVNSYGPTECSDVVSYFIIDYDADKEMRSIPIGKPIYNTELYILDSDHMQLPMGVQGELFIGGECVGSGYLNRPDLTASKFVPNPFSGVEGDLMYRTGDLARWLPDGNIEFIGRADHQVKIRGYRIELGEIESVLSQEDQISSSCVLVHTDENGSKRLVGYVVADGDLDRTELQKSLKQQLPDYMVPTIWVELDGMPLTANGKIDRASLPLPDQSSLSTRAYVGPRTETEESLAAIWQELLGVDRIGVLDNFFELGGHSLLATRLVSMVRRQMDVDLAIRDVFVHPTISELGGHISGHSTGVLLPSIVPYDRSGMDRVPLSYSQERLWFIDQLQGSLEYHIPFVLRLEGTLDRTLLADSLREIVSRHEVLRTVILSDEGVGHQEVLPSEDWALEYYDAVERSDVEGYLSLFLSRAFDLSKDYMLRVGLYRLGEAEHILAGAFHHIASDGWSNAILINEFVALYGSKKSGLPHGLPALGIQYSDYALWQREHISGSFLEEQLSYWEGHLKDVSALILPTDRPRSPQVDSSGGSLSFELPPDLSASIHGRCQEEGVTLFMFLLAAFKVLLYRYSGQNDICVGTSVANRTQQELEGLIGFFVNTLALRSDVSGNTAFRSFLSQVKRTTLDAYEHQHAPFEKIVDRTVKTRDMATSPLFQVMFVLQNTPEEREIVMEGLSINLMENHDGIAKIDIAFNVNETAENLQLVIEYRSSLFDRSTMERMASHYRELLEGIVLDLDRSVGSIPMLTSQELATVLEAFQGPEVAYDTEKTLVDLFEQQARSTPENVALVYQDRTLTYRELDRRSNQLARHLKQLGAGQEALVGICIERSLEMVIGILGILKSGGAYVPIDPDYPSQRIGYMLEDAQIKLLLSSSGSIDNVPDLDHRTVLLDRDWETISQRSARKLSSGPSQENLAYVIYTSGSTGQPKGVMIEHSNLTALLYSRSYYYGEMGSMLSIPPMVFDPSVVAIFGTLVSGASLIIPKDEAINDVAEMRNLLDKKEIDFLLCSPTYYDFLLSEKLLDSFTYKRVLFGGEPLNQNLISRHYNAFPERILFNEYGPTECTVWTSVSKVYDNQPVTIGKPISNTRLYIVSEDTALCPIGIVGELCISGSGLSRGYLNRPDLTASKFVPNPFSGIEGDLMYRTGDLARWLPDGNIEFIGRADHQVKIRGYRIELGEIESVLSQEDQISSSCVLVHTDENGSKRLVGYVVADGDLDRTELQKSLKQQLPDYMVPTIWVELDGMPLTANGKIDRASLPLPDQSSLSTRAYVGPRTETESPWPLFGRSCWA